GCCGAGTCGATCGTTCATCGCGTCGAAGAGTGCGGTCACGATCGCGGACGTGCCGGCACCCGCCGGGCCGACCACCGCGACCGGAGGCGGAAGATCACCGTCGAACACCGGTTCGAGTTCGTCCAGTAACTGCTCGAGAACGGGGCCGCGCCCGACCGGTTCCGATCGATGGACGACCGGACTGAGGTGGTCCCGATCGACGACGACGTCTTGGCCCTGGTGTGCAGAGCGTCGTCGAGCGATCCGTTCCTGCAGATTCATTACTCCGACCTAGCTCCGACGAGTGCGTCTTCGAGGACTTCGAGCGTGTGCGTGATCTCGTAGCCCGTGCCGTGTTCCATCTGCATCGAGCAGGTCGGGCACTCGGTGAGGCCGGTCTCGGCGTCGGCGTCTTCCATGTGATCGAACATTTCCTCGCCGATTTTCATGGAGGTTTCGTATTTCTCCGCCTTCCAGCCGTAGGTGCCGGAGATGCCGGAACAGGAATCGCCGACGTCCTCGGCCTCGACGCCGTCGATGCGGTCCATTATCTCGATCGTCTGGCCGTCGAGTCCCTGATTGCGCGAGTGACACGGGGCGTGGTAGGCGAAGTTGCTGTCCTCGACGGACGTCCCCTCGAGTGCCCCCTCGAGGTCCTCGTGAACGCGGAGGAACTCGACGGCGTCCCACGTGTTCTCGGCGACGGTTTCGGTCCCCGCGAAATCGAACAGTTCGGGGTACTCCTGGCGGAGCGACATCGAACAGGAGCTACAGGAGGCGACGATATCGGCCCCGTCCGCGATCGCGGCCCCGAGTTCGCGGACGTTCGTCTCGGCCGCACGGCGGGCGTCGTCTAACATCCCGTTCGCGAACATCGGCGTCCCGGAGCAGGACTGTTCGGGCACCATGATCTCGTAGCCGAAGTGCTCGTAGACGCGCACGAGCGCCTTCGCGACCTCCGGGGTGTTGTAGTTCGAGTAACAGCCGTGGAAGTAGGCGATGCGTTTCTCCTCGCTCTCGACCTGTGCCCCACCCCGCTTCGTCCACCACTCCCGGAACGTCTCCGTCGCGAAGTCGGGGAACTCCCGCTCGCTCGTGATCCCGAGCAGTTTCTCGCCCATCCACTTGGTGGCGGAGAGCCCCATCACGAAGTTCGCCGTGCGCGGGAACGTCGCCGCCAGCGGGGCGAGTTTGCGGTAGTTCGCGAGCATCCGGTTTCGCAGGTACTCGCGGGAGATTGTGCTCATCTGCTCGTCGACGTACTCGCCCCGGGCCGTGTTGTGCATCTGCGAAAGGGGCACCTCCGAGGGACAGGCGCTGTCACAGCGCATGCAGTTCGAACACTTCATCACCGAATCGTCGATGTCGTGGTCGTCCTGGCGCTTGAGCCGCCACTGCTCGGGCCCCTGGAACTTCGGCCCCGGGAACTCGTCGTCGACCTCGGCGACCGGACAGTTCGTGTCGCAGGTCGAGCACTTGTAACAGTTGTCCGCCCCCGGCCGCAGGTCCATGTCTTCGGCCTGGGGAAACACCTGGATCGGTTCGAACTCGTCGTCGCCCGGTACGTGGTCGTCGGTCGGCTGTTCTGCGTCGCTCATCGAATCACCTGGGTCAGTCGATCGGGTCGTCGATCGATCGGGTCGGTCGTCTCGTCAGTCATCACAGTTGTCTCGATCATCGTCAGTCACCGCACTCCTCGCCGGCGCGCCGGCCGGCCGCGTAGCCCGTCGCGAGCGAGACGCCGGCACCGGACTTCTCCGCGGCGAAGTCGTAGCCGCCGAGCACCGCGCCCGCCGCGCGCAGGTTCGCGAACTCGGGGTCGTCGGTCGCGTCGAGCGGTCGAAGCTCCCGGTCGGGAGCGAGTCCGAACCGTGCGTAGGGCTGGTCGCCGAAGACGTCGTCGACGAACCAGTCGTAGCGGTCCTCGGCGTGGGACACGTGGCAGTCGAAGATCGGTTCGAACACCCGGTCCCGCTCCGATCGGACGCCCTTGCCGACGAGACCGCCCGTCGCGAGCACGTACTGGTCGGCCCGGTGGGGAATCTCCGCGCCGTGTCGGTCGACGACGACGCGGTCGATCCGATCGGCGTCGCCGTTCGTCTCGTAGTCGATCACGGGCACGCCCGACGTGACGGCCACGCCGGCCGCCTCGAGCGCGTCGTACAGCAGATCCTCGAGGCGCATCCCCGGGAGGCTCGGCGGCCCCATCGGGACCTCGAACACGTCGACGCCGATCGCGTCCGCGAGGTCGGCCCGGACCTCGTCGGCGCGTTCGTCGCCGAGAACGGCGGGGAAGCCGACCCGCGGCTCGTCGTCGAGCTGTGAACGAACCCGCTCTGCGAGCGCCTCGCGGGCGGTCGTCGTCCCGGCGGCCGTCTCGACCGTCTCGTCCTGGTCGAGCAGGTGGGCGTACCGGGTCACCTTCGCGTCGTCGCGGACGATGCCGGGGAACGAGAGGGTCACGCCACGGGTCTCGAACGGCGCGCCCGCAGCCTCGAGGTGGGCCGCGGCGAGCGGTGCCTCGAAGTCCGGGAGCGTCTCGAACCCGACCAGCAGCGCGTCCCGCGGATCGCTCGCCAGTCCGGCGGCGGTCGAAGCGGGGTAGCGTGCGGTCGGTTTGACGGTGCCGCCGTGGGTCGGGACGAGTGCGTTCGCGTCCGTGTGCTCGCCGGCGTACGCGTCACCCGCGACGTCGTCGAAGAACGACAGCGCGTCCCGGACCGTCTCCGCCCCGACGCGTTCGTAGGGATGGCCCTCGGGGAGGTCTTCGAGCGCGTCGAACGGATCGATCAGCGGCCCGTCACCCGCCGGCGTGTAGCCGAGAATATCGATCAGACCGCTGGCGTGGCGGAGGGTACTCTGCTTGTACGTGACCAGCCGCACCCGGGCGTCGCGTTCGGCCGCGGCCAGCGCCGCCGTCGCGCCCGCGATGCCGCCGCCGATCACGAGGACGTCGTCTTCGATCGCCATCTCACTGCCCTCCGTCGGTTCGCGGTTCCGTCCGGGTTCGGCCACCGTCGAACGCCTCGTACCCGATCGGGTCGGCGGCGCTGGCCGGATCGTTGTCGCGGTTCATCGTCGTCGCGTGCAGCGCGTAGTTGAGCATCGCCTGGGAGAGCTGTTCGCCCCAGAGGGCGTGGCGCTCCCCCTTCCAGCGTTCCTGGAAGAGTTCGTCGAGCGCCGCCCTGACCGTCGGCTCGTCGTACTCGGGGTGGAGTTCGTTGGCCATGTTCTGACAGCAGAAGCCGCCCTGGCAGTTCCCCATCGAGGCGCGCGTCCGAATGCGGACCGCGTTGAGGTCGGAGCCGGACTGGGAAATCGCGTCCTGGATCTCCGCCCTCGTGACGCCCTCACACTGGCAGATTACCGGGTTCGCCGCGTCGGTATCGAGCACGTCCGCCGCGCGGCTTCCCAGCCGCTGTTTGCTGCGCCGAGCGATCGGCGATCGGAGCCCGAAGTCGTCCATCCCGTCCTCGAGCACCGAAATGTTCTCGCTGCCGGGCAGTGGTTCCTCGGCGGTGGCACACGACGCGGTAACGCCGAGTTTGTCGCAGACGT
The nucleotide sequence above comes from Halosolutus halophilus. Encoded proteins:
- a CDS encoding anaerobic glycerol-3-phosphate dehydrogenase subunit C — protein: MSDAEQPTDDHVPGDDEFEPIQVFPQAEDMDLRPGADNCYKCSTCDTNCPVAEVDDEFPGPKFQGPEQWRLKRQDDHDIDDSVMKCSNCMRCDSACPSEVPLSQMHNTARGEYVDEQMSTISREYLRNRMLANYRKLAPLAATFPRTANFVMGLSATKWMGEKLLGITSEREFPDFATETFREWWTKRGGAQVESEEKRIAYFHGCYSNYNTPEVAKALVRVYEHFGYEIMVPEQSCSGTPMFANGMLDDARRAAETNVRELGAAIADGADIVASCSSCSMSLRQEYPELFDFAGTETVAENTWDAVEFLRVHEDLEGALEGTSVEDSNFAYHAPCHSRNQGLDGQTIEIMDRIDGVEAEDVGDSCSGISGTYGWKAEKYETSMKIGEEMFDHMEDADAETGLTECPTCSMQMEHGTGYEITHTLEVLEDALVGARSE
- the glpB gene encoding glycerol-3-phosphate dehydrogenase subunit GlpB, which translates into the protein MAIEDDVLVIGGGIAGATAALAAAERDARVRLVTYKQSTLRHASGLIDILGYTPAGDGPLIDPFDALEDLPEGHPYERVGAETVRDALSFFDDVAGDAYAGEHTDANALVPTHGGTVKPTARYPASTAAGLASDPRDALLVGFETLPDFEAPLAAAHLEAAGAPFETRGVTLSFPGIVRDDAKVTRYAHLLDQDETVETAAGTTTAREALAERVRSQLDDEPRVGFPAVLGDERADEVRADLADAIGVDVFEVPMGPPSLPGMRLEDLLYDALEAAGVAVTSGVPVIDYETNGDADRIDRVVVDRHGAEIPHRADQYVLATGGLVGKGVRSERDRVFEPIFDCHVSHAEDRYDWFVDDVFGDQPYARFGLAPDRELRPLDATDDPEFANLRAAGAVLGGYDFAAEKSGAGVSLATGYAAGRRAGEECGD